One genomic window of Ciona intestinalis unplaced genomic scaffold, KH HT001171.1, whole genome shotgun sequence includes the following:
- the LOC108950933 gene encoding tyrosine-protein phosphatase 16-like has product MVWEQECLVIVMLTNTVEAGKALCTKYWPDLGKRCTYDGYCVETVEEVDYGSYIVRTINIEEINNQYTTVLRKLQHFQYTEWSGDDVALFTSSFIQMQRRVNAAWSSLFDGKLFPMVVHG; this is encoded by the exons ATGGTTTGGGAACAAGAGTGCTTGGTTATTGTTATGCTTACTAATACTGTGGAAGCTGGCAAG GCGCTGTGTACAAAATACTGGCCAGACCTCGGAAAACGTTGCACATATGATGGTTACTGTGTCGAAACTGTAGAAGAGGTGGATTACGGCTCATACATAGTAAGGACAATCAACATTGAAGAAATCAACAATCAATATACAACG GTATTGCGAAAGTTACAGCATTTTCAGTACACAGAATGGTCGGGTGATGATGTGGCTTTGTTCACATCAAGTTTCATTCAAATGCAAAGGAGAGTTAACGCTGCTTGGTCGAGTCTTTTTGATGGGAAACTTTTTCCCATGGTGGTGCATGGCAG